The Caldicellulosiruptor changbaiensis genome has a segment encoding these proteins:
- a CDS encoding RNA-guided endonuclease InsQ/TnpB family protein has protein sequence MKIIVKRVERIQIKRNHEFWNYCDKVCFAAKNLYNFANYTVRQEFIHNGRWIRYRELDKMLKEHETYKNLPAQTSQQILRLLDRNWKSFFKAIEEWSKDKTKFLGRPKLPKYKKKDGRSIAIFTNQQCRIKNGYLTFPKTELKLKTRITDKLKEVRIIPKGSIYVVEIVYEKEIAKVKRPPKRIAGIDLGLNNFVTLVNNIGIKPIVINGKVIKSINQYYNKKRAQLMSYVGNRGSSKRIEKLTLKRNNKIKDYMHKASRFIVNWCKQYEIDTIVVGYNPNWKQEIELGKVNNQNFASIPFNQFVNMLKYKCEEEGINIIITEESYTSGCSFLDGEEINEINYNPRRRIKRGLFRSNKGILINADVNSAYNIIRKVFPEAFAEGIEGVGLHPVRLNIA, from the coding sequence TTGAAGATAATAGTCAAGAGAGTGGAGAGAATACAGATAAAGAGAAATCATGAGTTTTGGAATTATTGTGATAAAGTGTGTTTTGCAGCAAAGAATTTATACAACTTTGCAAACTACACTGTAAGACAGGAATTTATACACAATGGCAGATGGATAAGATACAGAGAACTTGACAAAATGTTAAAAGAACATGAGACTTATAAAAACTTGCCTGCCCAAACATCACAGCAAATCCTAAGACTTCTTGATAGGAACTGGAAGTCATTTTTTAAAGCTATAGAAGAATGGAGTAAAGATAAAACCAAATTTTTGGGCAGACCTAAATTGCCAAAGTATAAGAAGAAAGACGGCAGGAGCATAGCTATTTTCACAAATCAGCAGTGCAGGATTAAAAATGGTTATTTGACTTTTCCGAAGACAGAATTAAAGCTAAAGACAAGAATAACAGACAAATTAAAAGAAGTCAGGATAATTCCAAAAGGAAGCATTTATGTAGTTGAAATAGTTTATGAGAAAGAAATAGCCAAGGTAAAAAGACCACCAAAGAGGATAGCAGGAATAGATTTAGGGCTTAATAACTTTGTAACTTTAGTAAATAACATAGGCATAAAGCCTATTGTTATTAATGGCAAAGTTATTAAGTCAATAAATCAGTATTACAACAAGAAAAGAGCACAGCTTATGAGTTATGTAGGCAATAGAGGAAGTAGCAAAAGAATAGAGAAGTTGACTTTAAAGAGGAACAACAAGATTAAGGATTACATGCACAAAGCAAGCCGTTTTATAGTCAACTGGTGTAAACAATACGAAATAGACACTATTGTTGTTGGTTATAATCCAAACTGGAAGCAGGAGATAGAGCTTGGCAAAGTAAATAATCAAAATTTTGCTTCGATACCATTTAATCAGTTTGTAAATATGCTCAAATATAAGTGTGAAGAAGAAGGAATTAACATAATAATTACAGAAGAGAGTTACACAAGTGGCTGCAGTTTTTTAGATGGAGAAGAAATCAATGAAATAAACTATAATCCACGTCGAAGAATAAAGAGAGGCTTATTTAGAAGCAACAAAGGAATATTAATAAATGCCGATGTTAACAGTGCATATAACATTATAAGGAAAGTATTCCCCGAAGCATTTGCTGAGGGGATAGAGGGTGTGGGGTTACACCCAGTTAGGCTGAATATAGCCTAA
- the hepT gene encoding type VII toxin-antitoxin system HepT family RNase toxin, giving the protein MLEHQNKLSILKRVNFIYLEIEDLEQYKNSTFEEYSKDRFIRRNVERIIENIANAIIDILKIIIANSDVQVPDSYREMILKLSEFNIIDIALATSIAEVARLHNILAHQYLDIRWEYLKNFIDEK; this is encoded by the coding sequence GTGCTTGAACATCAAAATAAGTTGAGTATATTGAAAAGAGTTAACTTTATTTACTTAGAAATTGAAGATTTGGAACAGTATAAAAACTCAACTTTTGAAGAATATAGTAAAGACAGGTTTATAAGGCGAAACGTTGAAAGAATAATTGAAAATATTGCAAATGCTATAATCGACATATTAAAAATTATTATTGCAAACTCAGATGTTCAAGTACCTGACTCTTACAGAGAAATGATATTAAAACTTTCTGAATTCAATATAATAGATATTGCTCTCGCTACATCTATCGCAGAAGTTGCAAGATTGCACAATATACTAGCTCACCAATATTTAGATATTCGATGGGAATATTTAAAAAATTTCATTGACGAAAAATAG
- a CDS encoding ABC transporter ATP-binding protein: MTVLEIKNLVKRYGNVLALDNLSLTIKEGEVFGLLGPNGAGKTTFINCILGLTNIDRGEIYIFEKPLNKALKELKSQIGIVPQEISLYSNLTVYENLSFFGSLYNLSGKLLKERIEFALKFVQMQDSIKKQVKNLSGGMKRRINIAAALLNSPKLLIMDEPTVGIDIYSRKLILESVQKLAQSGITIIYTTHYIEEVDRICTSVAFINKGTIIEYGSKEFLLKKLSDTNIIRIKLSKILDEVLTKIKNLDGVESVAFTGDELTVSVEKSKNLIKEIVETLSQDGCEILSISYEKPTMEKLYFAVMGYTIDEKGEIVHESSS; encoded by the coding sequence ATGACTGTGCTTGAAATCAAAAACCTTGTAAAAAGATATGGAAATGTTTTAGCACTTGACAACCTGTCACTGACAATCAAAGAAGGTGAAGTTTTCGGGCTTTTGGGACCAAATGGTGCAGGCAAAACTACATTTATAAATTGCATACTGGGACTTACTAACATCGACAGAGGCGAAATTTATATATTCGAAAAACCTTTAAACAAAGCTTTAAAAGAGTTAAAATCACAAATTGGAATTGTACCACAGGAAATTTCGCTCTACAGCAACCTAACTGTGTATGAAAACTTAAGCTTTTTTGGTTCGCTTTATAACCTCTCAGGGAAGCTTTTGAAAGAGAGAATAGAGTTTGCTTTAAAGTTTGTTCAGATGCAGGATAGCATCAAAAAACAGGTCAAAAACCTATCTGGCGGGATGAAAAGAAGAATAAACATTGCAGCAGCTCTTCTTAACAGCCCCAAACTTCTTATTATGGATGAGCCAACTGTTGGAATTGACATATACTCAAGAAAACTAATTTTAGAATCTGTCCAAAAACTTGCGCAAAGCGGCATTACAATAATCTATACAACTCACTACATCGAAGAGGTTGATAGAATTTGTACATCTGTTGCGTTCATAAATAAAGGAACAATCATCGAATATGGCTCAAAAGAATTTTTATTAAAAAAACTGTCAGATACAAATATTATCAGGATAAAATTGAGCAAGATTTTAGATGAGGTTCTGACAAAAATCAAAAACTTAGATGGAGTTGAAAGTGTAGCTTTTACTGGAGATGAACTTACAGTTTCTGTTGAAAAGTCAAAAAATCTTATAAAAGAGATTGTCGAAACTTTGTCTCAGGATGGATGTGAAATACTTTCCATATCTTATGAAAAGCCCACAATGGAAAAGCTCTACTTTGCAGTGATGGGCTATACCATAGATGAAAAAGGAGAGATTGTCCATGAGAGCAGCAGTTAA
- a CDS encoding DUF554 domain-containing protein, which translates to MIGLGTIVNTAAVIVGSILGLVLKFGIPERFKSTIMQAISLSVIFIGTSGVLQGIFKVLNSGRIDRQYIMLMIFSLVIGGLVGEILRIEDFLDRLGERIKKAVSKVIKSENSTFTEGFVTASLVFCVGAMAIVGSLEDGLNRNFSILFAKSILDGVTSVIFSATLGIGVMFSSVVVLLYQGSITLLAGLLKPLLTDTVVLQMSMVGSVLIFAIGLNMLGVSKIKVGNLLPAIFVPALWYVVNLLI; encoded by the coding sequence ATGATTGGACTTGGGACTATTGTAAACACTGCTGCTGTAATTGTAGGCTCGATTTTGGGGCTTGTGTTAAAGTTTGGAATCCCAGAAAGGTTCAAATCTACAATTATGCAGGCAATATCGCTATCTGTCATCTTCATTGGAACATCGGGCGTGCTTCAGGGCATATTCAAAGTTTTAAATAGCGGCAGAATCGACAGGCAGTACATAATGCTGATGATATTCTCGCTTGTAATTGGCGGGCTTGTTGGTGAAATATTGAGGATTGAAGATTTTTTGGATAGACTTGGTGAGAGAATAAAAAAGGCAGTATCAAAGGTGATAAAATCAGAAAACAGTACATTTACAGAAGGGTTTGTCACAGCAAGCCTTGTGTTCTGTGTTGGTGCAATGGCAATTGTAGGTAGCCTTGAGGACGGGCTGAACCGCAACTTTTCTATTCTCTTTGCAAAATCAATCTTAGATGGTGTTACTTCTGTGATATTTTCTGCAACACTTGGAATAGGCGTTATGTTTTCAAGCGTTGTTGTGCTTTTATACCAGGGGTCAATCACACTTCTTGCCGGGCTTTTGAAACCTCTTTTGACAGACACTGTTGTGCTTCAGATGTCAATGGTAGGTTCTGTTTTGATATTTGCAATAGGTCTTAATATGCTTGGAGTATCTAAAATCAAAGTTGGCAATCTTCTCCCTGCAATATTTGTACCTGCCCTGTGGTATGTGGTTAATTTGCTAATTTGA